A single region of the Triticum dicoccoides isolate Atlit2015 ecotype Zavitan chromosome 2B, WEW_v2.0, whole genome shotgun sequence genome encodes:
- the LOC119366448 gene encoding uncharacterized protein LOC119366448: MESPPPKRNVGNGGEDGISALPDHLLLDILERLDLRQAVRAGALSTRWRHLPSHLSRVHLDVAHFGGATPLEVMDAFTGAARALLARVPPAEGVCDSGALKVLVLSFYTSSPHLNSIGRLIEDIVSLGNTECLEFFISPPPTDPPGSEIENGQEFMAFSRAYPVAFSWLTRLRLEYHAFGHSDITDLISTCGRLRHLSLRFCRMLDLDSTLKIDVPCSELQEIEFIGLLCTRIELVSVPKLRQVVCYRWHMENPPVRFGYVPELRGVMLSSKAKVWQEPFALSECLSRSARNLSTLTLCFEGQMIWIQQEHPKQLTPIFRNLTTVFLLGIFSECDLSWTLFILEAAPALQDFALSRHSCIKTPEDSAEKTNMVWEPSKDLKHLNLKMLVIIGCEDEDKVTNFIRLIMERAVGLLKIQLCGENRCMYCNCTNLERSKAEKASRRRIKEQLTHGTSSSVEIIIC, encoded by the exons ATGGAGTCGCCGCCGCCCAAGCGCAACGTCGGCAACGGCGGCGAGGACGGGATCAGCGCGCTCCCCGACCACCTCCTCCTCGACATCCTCGAGCGCCTCGACCTGCGCCAGGCGGTCCGCGCCGGCGCGCTCTCGACGCGGTGGCGGCACCTCCCCAGCCACCTCTCGCGTGTGCACCTCGACGTCGCTCACTTCGGCGGCGCCACGCCGCTCGAGGTCATGGACGCGTTCACGGGCGCGGCGCGGGCCTTGCTCGCTCGGGTTCCTCCCGCCGAGGGCGTGTGCGACAGTGGTGCCCTCAAGGTGCTCGTCCTCAGCTTCTACACGTCTTCCCCTCACCTGAACTCCATAGGCCGCCTCATCGAGGACATTGTGAGCTTGGGCAACACCGAATGCCTTGAGTTCTTCATATCCCCGCCGCCCACCGACCCGCCGGGCAGCGAGATTGAGAATGGGCAAGAGTTCATGGCCTTCTCCCGCGCCTACCCAGTCGCCTTCTCATGGCTCACCAGGCTTAGGCTCGAATATCATGCTTTTGGACATTCTGATATCACTGACCTCATTAGCACTTGCGGTAGGCTCAGGCACCTCAGCTTGAGATTCTGCAGAATGCTTGATCTGGACTCCACGCTCAAGATCGATGTGCCGTGCTCTGAGCTCCAGGAGATCGAGTTCATCGGCCTTTTGTGCACGCGGATCGAGCTCGTTTCTGTCCCGAAGCTTAGGCAAGTAGTGTGCTATCGTTGGCACATGGAGAACCCTCCGGTGCGCTTCGGCTACGTTCCTGAGCTTCGAGGTGTAATGCTCTCTTCTAAAGCCAAGGTATGGCAAGAGCCATTCGCGCTGAGCGAGTGCCTCTCAAGGAGTGCCAGGAACCTGTCGACACTGACTCTGTGTTTTGAGGGCCAAATG ATTTGGATTCAGCAAGAACACCCGAAGCAGCTCACTCCTATATTCAGAAACCTGACCACTGTGTTTCTTCTCGGTATCTTCAGTGAGTGTGATCTGAGCTGGACACTGTTTATCCTTGAAGCTGCACCTGCCCTACAGGATTTTGCA TTATCTCGACATTCATGTATCAAGACGCCTGAGGACAGTGCCGAGAAGACCAACATGGTGTGGGAGCCATCCAAGGATTTGAAGCACCTGAACTTGAAGATGCTGGTGATCATCGGGTGCGAGGATGAAGACAAGGTGACAAACTTTATAAGGCTTATCATGGAACGAGCTGTGGGGTTGTTGAAAATCCAGCTGTGTGGTGAAAACCGTTGCATGTACTGCAATTGCACCAACCTTGAAAGATCCAAGGCGGAAAAAGCTAGCAGGCGTCGGATTAAGGAGCAACTCACACATGGAACATCCTCATCCGTGGAGATAATTATCTGTTGA